The following are encoded in a window of Castanea sativa cultivar Marrone di Chiusa Pesio chromosome 9, ASM4071231v1 genomic DNA:
- the LOC142610807 gene encoding uncharacterized protein LOC142610807 isoform X2, with translation MTLMMAQKHLLHELLKEDQEPFQLKNYIADRRCQLKSSSPKTHLQVKKRKPISETPSFPGNFCKNACFFTFQDSPDLRKPKSPLFEFSSPAKSPCRTPNAIFLHIPARTAALLLDAALRIQKHSSSSASKSKTRNKNPGFGLFGSILKRLTNRSKKREIEGGDGVKVVSVKDILRWDSSGVGHRKSSSNESMKMHTKMVALEDNKSASSELSLSHSCSCNGRPSSAVWSESNEDKSLDLDSSISSQSVDLEVIEFLSKQRPETDFACCDKQFCESPFRFVLQRSPSSSSGRRTPELQSPAASPSHHKNEEKETSGAENLKKFQEVEEEEDKEQCSPVSVLDPVFEDDDDGHDVEDDDEDKDYGYDHECSFAIVQRAKKQLLHKLRRFEKLAELDPIELEKRMLEDEQDDDYDTNINDLEEEEDREDEMETSHMETNVDGFVTEVLSKSSIDSLHRIPEDMKRLVSDLIVEEGREQNAFDNREEVVSRVCKRLESWKEVESNTIDMMVEQDFRRELYRWKLDQEQVGETALEIELAIFGLLVQELSDELVCFSRN, from the exons ATG ACTCTGATGATGGCTCAAAAGCACTTATTACACGAGCTACTGAAAGAAGACCAAGAACCATTCCAACTCAAGAACTACATTGCTGACAGACGCTGCCAACTCAAAAGTTCTTCACCAAAAACCCATTTACAAGTCAAGAAACGAAAACCCATCTCAGAAACTCCAAGCTTTCCTGGGAATTTTTGCAAAAACGCTTGCTTTTTCACTTTCCAAGACTCGCCAGACCTCAGAAAACCGAAATCTCCACTCTTTGAATTCTCATCTCCAGCTAAAAGTCCCTGCAGGACCCCAAATGCCATTTTTCTTCACATTCCTGCTAGAACTGCAGCTCTTCTTCTTGACGCCGCTTTGAGAATTCAGAAACATTCATCATCATCAGCTTCAAAGTCCAAAACCCGGAACAAAAACCCCGGGTTTGGTCTATTTGGTTCAATATTAAAGAGACTAACAAATCGTAGCAAAAAGCGTGAAATTGAAGGTGGTGATGGGGTTAAGGTTGTTTCAGTAAAAGACATTCTGAGGTGGGACTCATCAGGTGTTGGACACAGAAAAAGTAGTTCCAATGAGAGCATGAAAATGCACACAAAAATGGTGGCTTTGGAGGACAACAAAAGTGCTAGCAGTGAGTTAAGTTTAAGCCATTCTTGTTCTTGTAATGGTAGGCCTAGCAGTGCTGTTTGGTCCGAAAGCAATGAAGACAAGTCTTTGGATTTGGATTCTTCTATTAGTAGCCAATCTGTGGACTTAGAAGTTATTGAATTCTTATCCAAACAGAGACCAGAAACAGACTTTGCTTGCTGTGATAAGCAGTTTTGTGAAAGCCCTTTTCGTTTTGTGCTTCAAAGGAGCCCTTCTTCCTCCTCCGGTCGCCGGACGCCGGAGTTACAGTCGCCGGCGGCATCCCCTAGCCACCACAAAAATGAG GAAAAAGAGACTAGTGGAGctgagaatttaaaaaaattccaagaaGTTGAAGAGGAGGAAGATAAGGAACAGTGCAGTCCAGTCTCTGTCTTGGATCCTGTATTCGAGGACGATGATGATGGTCATGAtgttgaggatgatgatgaggacAAGGACTACGGTTATGATCATGAATGCAGCTTTGCCATTGTACAGA GAGCAAAGAAGCAGCTATTGCACAAGCTTCGTAGATTTGAGAAATTGGCAGAATTAGATCCAATTGAACTTGAGAAAAGAATGTTGGAAGATGAACAAGATGATGACTATGATACCAATATTAATGACCTTGAAGAAGAGGAGGACCGTGAAGATGAGATGGAAACATCACATATGGAAACAAATGTTGATGGCTTTGTTACAGAAGTGCTCAGCAAATCAAGCATCGATAGTTTACACCGAATCCCAGAAGACATGAAGAGATTGGTTTCAGATCTCATTGTTGAGGAAGGAAGAGAACAGAATGCCTTTGACAACAGAGAAGAGGTGGTGAGTAGGGTATGTAAGAGATTGGAATCATGGAAAGAGGTAGAATCTAACACCATTGATATGATGGTGGAGCAAGATTTCAGAAGAGAGCTTTATAGGTGGAAGCTAGACCAGGAGCAGGTGGGAGAGACAGCATTAGAGATTGAGCTAGCTATCTTTGGATTATTGGTGCAGGAACTGTCAGATGAACTAGTTTGTTTTAGTAGAAATTGA
- the LOC142610807 gene encoding uncharacterized protein LOC142610807 isoform X1, giving the protein MKVKLRGNLPVCPASQQGSAVLANPTLMMAQKHLLHELLKEDQEPFQLKNYIADRRCQLKSSSPKTHLQVKKRKPISETPSFPGNFCKNACFFTFQDSPDLRKPKSPLFEFSSPAKSPCRTPNAIFLHIPARTAALLLDAALRIQKHSSSSASKSKTRNKNPGFGLFGSILKRLTNRSKKREIEGGDGVKVVSVKDILRWDSSGVGHRKSSSNESMKMHTKMVALEDNKSASSELSLSHSCSCNGRPSSAVWSESNEDKSLDLDSSISSQSVDLEVIEFLSKQRPETDFACCDKQFCESPFRFVLQRSPSSSSGRRTPELQSPAASPSHHKNEEKETSGAENLKKFQEVEEEEDKEQCSPVSVLDPVFEDDDDGHDVEDDDEDKDYGYDHECSFAIVQRAKKQLLHKLRRFEKLAELDPIELEKRMLEDEQDDDYDTNINDLEEEEDREDEMETSHMETNVDGFVTEVLSKSSIDSLHRIPEDMKRLVSDLIVEEGREQNAFDNREEVVSRVCKRLESWKEVESNTIDMMVEQDFRRELYRWKLDQEQVGETALEIELAIFGLLVQELSDELVCFSRN; this is encoded by the exons GGTAAAGTTACGCGGAAATCTCCCTGTTTGTCCAGCTAGCCAACAAGGCAGCGCTGTTCTCGCGAATCCT ACTCTGATGATGGCTCAAAAGCACTTATTACACGAGCTACTGAAAGAAGACCAAGAACCATTCCAACTCAAGAACTACATTGCTGACAGACGCTGCCAACTCAAAAGTTCTTCACCAAAAACCCATTTACAAGTCAAGAAACGAAAACCCATCTCAGAAACTCCAAGCTTTCCTGGGAATTTTTGCAAAAACGCTTGCTTTTTCACTTTCCAAGACTCGCCAGACCTCAGAAAACCGAAATCTCCACTCTTTGAATTCTCATCTCCAGCTAAAAGTCCCTGCAGGACCCCAAATGCCATTTTTCTTCACATTCCTGCTAGAACTGCAGCTCTTCTTCTTGACGCCGCTTTGAGAATTCAGAAACATTCATCATCATCAGCTTCAAAGTCCAAAACCCGGAACAAAAACCCCGGGTTTGGTCTATTTGGTTCAATATTAAAGAGACTAACAAATCGTAGCAAAAAGCGTGAAATTGAAGGTGGTGATGGGGTTAAGGTTGTTTCAGTAAAAGACATTCTGAGGTGGGACTCATCAGGTGTTGGACACAGAAAAAGTAGTTCCAATGAGAGCATGAAAATGCACACAAAAATGGTGGCTTTGGAGGACAACAAAAGTGCTAGCAGTGAGTTAAGTTTAAGCCATTCTTGTTCTTGTAATGGTAGGCCTAGCAGTGCTGTTTGGTCCGAAAGCAATGAAGACAAGTCTTTGGATTTGGATTCTTCTATTAGTAGCCAATCTGTGGACTTAGAAGTTATTGAATTCTTATCCAAACAGAGACCAGAAACAGACTTTGCTTGCTGTGATAAGCAGTTTTGTGAAAGCCCTTTTCGTTTTGTGCTTCAAAGGAGCCCTTCTTCCTCCTCCGGTCGCCGGACGCCGGAGTTACAGTCGCCGGCGGCATCCCCTAGCCACCACAAAAATGAG GAAAAAGAGACTAGTGGAGctgagaatttaaaaaaattccaagaaGTTGAAGAGGAGGAAGATAAGGAACAGTGCAGTCCAGTCTCTGTCTTGGATCCTGTATTCGAGGACGATGATGATGGTCATGAtgttgaggatgatgatgaggacAAGGACTACGGTTATGATCATGAATGCAGCTTTGCCATTGTACAGA GAGCAAAGAAGCAGCTATTGCACAAGCTTCGTAGATTTGAGAAATTGGCAGAATTAGATCCAATTGAACTTGAGAAAAGAATGTTGGAAGATGAACAAGATGATGACTATGATACCAATATTAATGACCTTGAAGAAGAGGAGGACCGTGAAGATGAGATGGAAACATCACATATGGAAACAAATGTTGATGGCTTTGTTACAGAAGTGCTCAGCAAATCAAGCATCGATAGTTTACACCGAATCCCAGAAGACATGAAGAGATTGGTTTCAGATCTCATTGTTGAGGAAGGAAGAGAACAGAATGCCTTTGACAACAGAGAAGAGGTGGTGAGTAGGGTATGTAAGAGATTGGAATCATGGAAAGAGGTAGAATCTAACACCATTGATATGATGGTGGAGCAAGATTTCAGAAGAGAGCTTTATAGGTGGAAGCTAGACCAGGAGCAGGTGGGAGAGACAGCATTAGAGATTGAGCTAGCTATCTTTGGATTATTGGTGCAGGAACTGTCAGATGAACTAGTTTGTTTTAGTAGAAATTGA